From the unidentified bacterial endosymbiont genome, one window contains:
- a CDS encoding YibL family ribosome-associated protein, whose amino-acid sequence MKEVEKNEIKRLSDRLDLIRHQMAGLSLVDSAEKYAELEKEAATLETEIERLRDVKGQKLSKEAQKLMDMPHRRAITKKEQADMGKLKKSVRGLVVVHPMTELGREMGLKEMTGFCRTAF is encoded by the coding sequence ATGAAAGAAGTCGAAAAGAATGAAATTAAACGCCTGAGCGACCGCCTGGATCTGATCCGCCACCAGATGGCGGGTCTCTCACTGGTGGATTCCGCTGAGAAGTATGCCGAGCTTGAGAAAGAGGCGGCAACGCTGGAAACGGAGATTGAGCGTCTGCGCGACGTCAAAGGCCAGAAGCTCAGCAAAGAAGCGCAGAAGCTGATGGATATGCCGCACCGTCGCGCCATCACCAAAAAAGAGCAGGCTGATATGGGCAAGCTGAAGAAAAGCGTCCGTGGCCTGGTGGTGGTGCACCCAATGACCGAACTTGGCCGCGAAATGGGCCTGAAAGAGATGACGGGTTTTTGTAGGACGGCGTTCTAA
- a CDS encoding glutathione S-transferase: MQLIGSYTSPFVRKISILLLEKGIEFEFVNEQPYNAENGVAQYNPLGKVPALVTDEGEYWFDSPIIAQYIELLDVAPAMLPADPQAALAVKQTEALADGIMDAALTSVREQARPAGQQSETELVRQRDKISRSLDLCEQLMREGKIQPDSLNLGTIAIACAIGYLNFRRVTPGWCVERPLLVKLAGTLFQRESFARTEPPKA; this comes from the coding sequence ATGCAACTCATCGGCAGTTATACCAGTCCCTTCGTGCGTAAAATCTCGATTCTCCTGCTGGAGAAGGGGATTGAATTTGAATTCGTGAACGAGCAGCCCTACAACGCTGAAAATGGCGTGGCGCAGTACAATCCGTTAGGAAAGGTCCCGGCGCTGGTGACGGACGAAGGCGAATACTGGTTCGATTCGCCGATTATTGCGCAATACATTGAACTGCTGGACGTGGCGCCGGCCATGTTACCGGCCGATCCGCAAGCGGCACTGGCGGTGAAGCAAACAGAGGCGCTTGCCGATGGCATTATGGATGCGGCGTTAACCTCCGTGCGCGAGCAGGCAAGACCGGCTGGGCAGCAGTCGGAAACGGAACTGGTACGCCAGCGCGATAAAATCAGCCGTAGTCTGGACTTGTGCGAGCAGCTTATGCGTGAAGGCAAAATTCAACCCGATAGCCTGAACCTGGGGACGATTGCCATCGCCTGCGCCATTGGCTACCTCAACTTTCGTCGTGTGACACCGGGCTGGTGCGTTGAGCGTCCGCTGCTGGTGAAACTCGCCGGGACGCTGTTCCAGCGTGAAAGCTTCGCCCGTACTGAACCGCCAAAGGCTTGA
- a CDS encoding DUF3320 domain-containing protein, with translation MNSTESSTFQNSALSLEQKLEKARAELLDLGARNRLLNIPRSKNTRFLEVIDERSELIYDLLFNEKKTFTFLHGKSGKEENIDSEEDSTDEKRFIYQFDETSPEAKSQHFDTKLQTRLTPKGLQSRLLDLYHDSKTLEEEQGANILFLALGTLKWVDPANKGNIRYAPLILVPVSLERGNAGERFKLKARQEDIIPNLSLDAFLERVHHITLPELQPGDSDEINVSDYFNAIKQAITLKPDWEVKSNDIILGLFSFSKFLMYRDLDPANWPGNEAITSKYLIRALMEEGFDESDGLLSEDSPIDPIIMPKDMLHIMDSDSSQTLAIHEVRKGRNLVIQGPPGTGKSQTIANIIASAIADGKTVLFVAEKMAALEVVKRRLDQTGVGDACLELHSNKANKRILLEELKRVWELGSPRGEYPDELIENLTEARDSLNAHPVQLHKMYIPSGLSPYQVIGQLVRLRQNGQTPTDFHLHGFEEWTNNDLIKRLDLVKELVERIEDIGLPHIHPWNGVKRESILPGELDRLVPKMNALLNDVYEFQTAIVAIAVRVGVTPEPIRFSEVEKIVEIAEQVYQAPKFEEASLISPIWSTALFEIKALTEQGTSYLINFEEIKNLIHDDQFDTPLLQLRDELQTIPSNLLPEGFAAARTLLTLVPQISAAVANLTKELGTESLYQTPQEIKNLIALSSRVADAPDASPQAFIASVWEHGVEQAMDLVDSIATLHSLPQKIDPHISDAVWDTELTQIRHNLAIHTGVFKIMSGEWRRSHALVRTLIRDSSQPVQQQIELLDNVIQAQTLRKKIANSSEFGASAFGSHWRGENSESDTLKALVEWMATLKDVGSEARILASQLSDRDTVKHLNHHLEQLLNKASIELELLWKSFGSTVDSWFDNHYSIKRVPLGFTEAMVQKLDRIDSMSHQIIKVPADQPGERLELINKIINLQHQKSVIESQSELGSKAFGSEWLSSLSDWQGLRRDHAWMEKHGDLRFICATINDRTELLASANKILSASSSIMEELDTLTNELKSTSDLLFPSDDNRLRMDSVINKLTSWIENAEQLSKWVAWQHRLNQANEQGLSEVVERLEDGRLSLSVCYSAAEYTYYESLFSQMAKQTPSLSRFDGELHTRKVNHFAEMDLRRIKTSSLEVARAHHRRIPSKIGAAGPVGVLRAEMARKRGHMPIRQLMLKAGPAIQALKPVMMMSPLSVAQFLIPGKQTFDLLVMDEASQIQPVDAIGAIARCQQVVVVGDERQLPPTSFFSRMTEASNDDNDDDATQVADIESILGLFVARGLPQRMLRWHYRSRHQSLIAVSNSQFYENKLFIVPSPYTEEAGMGLRFHYVEDGVFESGAGNANPIEAKKIATAILEHVQLNPELSLGVATFSVSQRKAIQDELELLRRLNPQYEDFFNAHPGEPFFIKNLENIQGDERDVIMISVGYARNKQGYLAMRFGPLGSQGGERRLNVLISRAKRRCEVFASITDEDIDIERVKGVGVLAFKLFLRYARTGRLSMSTPSGRPMDSVFEEQVASALQARGYQVHPQVGIAGFFIDLAIADPELPGRYLLGIECDGSAYHSSRSARERDRLRQAVLEDHGWIIHRIWSTDWFQRPEEQLQRVINAIDNAKIELNSRAEYLSGRSRAVPVGIVTVEREDVIEVGLDRTHSANDQYVNYEEAKPEANLSYALHETPTGILADMIEKIVFTESPIHMNEIITRLRSAWGLQRAGARIESVVGQAAQMACKKGNIYEDNSFFFHSGSVIRLRNRQNVLSAGLRKPELIAPGEIAAGAIEIVRTSLGATEDEIILAVSRMLGFKSTSSVLRRVISEVIEQQIKNKQLKQNDGLIMVEESEEIQNVV, from the coding sequence ATGAATTCTACTGAGAGCTCAACCTTCCAGAATAGCGCCCTTTCGTTGGAACAAAAACTTGAAAAAGCCAGGGCTGAACTCCTTGACTTAGGGGCAAGGAACCGCCTGCTGAACATCCCCCGGTCTAAAAACACCCGTTTTCTGGAGGTGATTGATGAACGTTCTGAGCTAATCTATGACCTTCTCTTTAATGAAAAAAAGACCTTCACATTCCTTCATGGTAAGTCAGGTAAAGAAGAAAATATCGATTCAGAAGAAGATTCGACTGACGAAAAAAGATTTATATATCAATTTGATGAAACTAGCCCTGAAGCTAAGTCACAGCACTTTGATACAAAACTTCAGACCCGTCTAACACCTAAAGGTTTGCAGAGTCGTTTACTCGATTTGTATCACGACTCAAAAACGCTGGAAGAAGAACAAGGTGCAAACATACTTTTCCTTGCCCTGGGAACACTGAAATGGGTCGATCCGGCTAACAAAGGAAATATTCGTTATGCACCGTTAATACTCGTGCCCGTTAGCCTGGAACGAGGAAATGCTGGTGAGAGGTTTAAATTAAAAGCACGGCAAGAAGACATTATCCCTAATCTCTCATTAGACGCTTTTCTTGAGCGTGTGCATCATATTACCCTGCCAGAACTGCAACCTGGTGATAGCGATGAAATAAACGTGAGTGATTACTTTAATGCTATCAAACAAGCTATAACATTGAAGCCCGACTGGGAGGTTAAGTCTAACGATATTATCCTGGGACTGTTCTCATTCTCTAAATTTCTAATGTATCGCGATTTAGATCCTGCCAATTGGCCCGGTAACGAAGCAATTACCTCAAAGTACCTTATACGTGCGTTGATGGAAGAGGGGTTTGACGAAAGCGATGGGCTTCTTTCTGAAGACAGTCCTATCGATCCCATCATAATGCCAAAAGATATGCTCCATATAATGGACAGCGATAGTTCTCAAACATTAGCTATCCATGAAGTCAGAAAAGGTAGAAACCTTGTAATCCAGGGACCTCCCGGAACCGGTAAATCACAAACAATCGCTAATATTATTGCCTCGGCCATTGCTGATGGTAAAACAGTGCTTTTTGTTGCTGAAAAAATGGCCGCACTGGAAGTCGTAAAACGACGTTTAGACCAAACTGGCGTGGGGGATGCTTGCCTTGAGCTTCATAGCAACAAGGCTAATAAAAGGATATTACTGGAAGAGCTAAAGCGAGTATGGGAGTTAGGCTCTCCACGTGGCGAATACCCTGATGAATTGATTGAGAACTTAACAGAAGCCCGTGATTCGCTGAATGCTCATCCTGTCCAACTTCACAAAATGTATATCCCTTCAGGTTTAAGCCCTTATCAGGTGATTGGGCAGTTAGTACGATTACGTCAAAATGGACAAACGCCAACAGACTTCCATCTTCATGGTTTCGAAGAATGGACTAATAACGACCTGATTAAACGTTTAGATCTCGTCAAAGAGCTTGTCGAACGAATAGAAGACATTGGGCTACCACACATTCATCCCTGGAATGGCGTAAAACGAGAATCAATTTTGCCTGGTGAACTTGATCGGCTGGTGCCAAAAATGAATGCCTTATTGAATGATGTCTATGAATTTCAAACTGCAATAGTGGCTATTGCTGTGCGCGTAGGCGTAACCCCTGAGCCGATCCGCTTCAGTGAAGTAGAAAAAATTGTTGAAATTGCAGAACAGGTTTATCAGGCACCAAAATTTGAAGAGGCATCATTAATAAGCCCTATATGGTCTACTGCGCTCTTCGAAATAAAAGCTCTTACCGAACAGGGCACGTCATATCTGATTAATTTTGAAGAGATCAAAAATCTTATTCACGACGATCAGTTTGATACCCCACTTTTGCAACTTCGTGATGAGCTGCAAACTATACCTTCGAACCTGTTGCCTGAGGGTTTTGCCGCAGCAAGAACACTGCTAACGCTAGTACCACAAATCTCTGCAGCAGTGGCAAATCTGACTAAAGAATTGGGTACGGAATCTCTTTATCAAACACCTCAGGAAATCAAAAATCTAATCGCACTCAGTTCACGCGTTGCGGATGCACCTGATGCAAGTCCCCAAGCTTTCATTGCTTCAGTATGGGAACACGGCGTTGAACAAGCCATGGATCTGGTGGATTCTATTGCTACTTTACATTCACTACCCCAGAAAATAGATCCCCATATATCTGATGCTGTATGGGATACAGAGCTAACACAAATTCGACATAACCTCGCGATACACACTGGAGTATTTAAAATTATGAGCGGCGAGTGGCGCCGTTCGCATGCACTTGTCCGCACTCTGATTCGAGATTCAAGCCAACCCGTACAGCAGCAAATTGAACTTTTAGATAACGTTATTCAGGCTCAAACATTACGGAAAAAAATCGCAAACAGTAGCGAATTTGGTGCTAGCGCGTTTGGTTCGCACTGGCGTGGGGAAAACAGTGAAAGCGATACCTTAAAAGCGTTAGTTGAATGGATGGCTACGCTTAAAGATGTCGGGTCTGAAGCGCGTATCCTTGCGAGCCAACTGTCAGATCGTGATACGGTAAAGCATCTTAACCATCATCTTGAACAGCTTCTTAATAAAGCCAGTATTGAGCTTGAACTACTCTGGAAATCATTTGGCTCTACTGTGGATTCTTGGTTTGATAACCATTATTCAATTAAGCGCGTTCCATTGGGTTTCACTGAAGCGATGGTTCAAAAACTCGATCGTATCGATTCAATGTCTCATCAGATAATAAAAGTTCCCGCAGACCAGCCGGGTGAACGTCTGGAGCTTATTAACAAAATTATCAATCTTCAGCATCAAAAGTCGGTAATTGAATCCCAATCGGAATTGGGGAGTAAAGCATTTGGTAGTGAATGGCTTAGCAGCCTATCTGATTGGCAGGGGCTACGTCGCGATCATGCATGGATGGAAAAACACGGAGATCTACGCTTCATTTGCGCGACCATTAACGATCGTACTGAACTTCTGGCCTCTGCCAACAAGATTTTATCGGCAAGTTCATCCATTATGGAGGAATTAGATACTCTGACCAACGAACTAAAATCCACCTCTGACCTGCTCTTCCCATCAGATGATAATCGCCTACGAATGGATAGCGTAATAAACAAGCTAACATCATGGATTGAGAATGCTGAACAACTTTCGAAATGGGTTGCCTGGCAGCACAGACTTAACCAGGCTAATGAGCAGGGCCTTTCTGAAGTTGTAGAGAGACTTGAGGATGGTCGCTTATCTCTTTCCGTTTGCTACAGTGCCGCCGAATATACCTATTATGAATCGCTATTTAGTCAAATGGCTAAGCAGACGCCTTCCCTTTCACGTTTTGATGGTGAGTTGCATACCCGAAAAGTGAATCACTTTGCCGAAATGGATCTACGTCGCATTAAAACCTCAAGCCTTGAAGTTGCCCGCGCGCATCATCGCCGTATCCCTTCGAAAATCGGAGCTGCGGGTCCCGTAGGAGTATTGCGAGCTGAAATGGCGAGGAAAAGAGGTCACATGCCTATCCGCCAGTTAATGCTTAAGGCAGGTCCTGCAATTCAGGCGCTGAAACCCGTCATGATGATGAGCCCGCTTTCTGTCGCACAATTTCTGATACCAGGAAAGCAAACATTTGATTTACTTGTAATGGATGAAGCCAGCCAGATACAACCCGTCGATGCCATTGGCGCAATTGCGCGGTGCCAGCAAGTCGTCGTCGTTGGTGATGAACGTCAATTGCCGCCCACGAGTTTCTTCTCTCGTATGACTGAAGCTAGCAATGATGATAACGATGATGATGCAACCCAGGTTGCTGATATTGAAAGTATTCTTGGATTATTTGTTGCACGAGGTTTACCACAAAGAATGCTACGCTGGCATTATCGTAGCAGACACCAATCGCTGATTGCAGTTTCAAACAGCCAGTTTTACGAGAATAAATTGTTTATCGTTCCTAGCCCATATACCGAAGAAGCAGGCATGGGGCTACGATTCCATTATGTTGAAGACGGTGTTTTTGAATCAGGTGCAGGTAATGCCAATCCTATCGAAGCTAAGAAAATTGCCACTGCAATCCTTGAGCATGTTCAACTAAATCCAGAGCTGTCCTTGGGAGTTGCAACATTCTCCGTTTCACAACGTAAAGCTATTCAGGATGAATTAGAACTACTCCGTCGTTTAAACCCGCAATATGAAGATTTCTTTAACGCTCACCCTGGCGAGCCATTCTTCATCAAAAACCTGGAGAATATTCAGGGTGATGAACGTGATGTGATAATGATTTCAGTGGGATATGCACGAAACAAACAAGGCTATCTCGCAATGCGATTTGGGCCATTAGGATCACAGGGCGGTGAGCGTCGCCTGAATGTTCTGATCAGCCGAGCTAAACGTCGCTGTGAGGTTTTTGCCTCAATCACTGACGAAGATATCGATATTGAGCGTGTCAAAGGGGTTGGCGTTCTGGCATTTAAACTCTTCCTTCGATACGCCCGCACTGGTCGGTTATCAATGTCCACCCCTTCTGGTCGCCCTATGGACAGCGTATTCGAAGAGCAAGTCGCTTCTGCTCTCCAGGCCAGAGGCTATCAAGTACATCCGCAAGTGGGGATTGCGGGCTTCTTTATCGATTTAGCAATCGCCGATCCTGAATTACCGGGTCGTTATCTGCTGGGCATTGAATGCGATGGAAGCGCTTATCATTCCTCCCGTTCTGCCCGAGAACGCGACCGTCTCCGTCAGGCCGTTCTTGAAGACCACGGATGGATTATACACCGAATCTGGAGTACCGATTGGTTCCAAAGACCTGAGGAGCAACTGCAAAGAGTAATCAATGCCATTGATAATGCAAAAATAGAGCTTAATAGCAGAGCGGAATATTTATCGGGACGCTCGCGTGCCGTTCCTGTAGGTATCGTCACGGTTGAACGAGAAGATGTTATTGAAGTTGGCTTAGATCGAACCCATTCCGCGAATGACCAGTATGTTAATTATGAAGAAGCCAAGCCTGAAGCCAATCTTTCATATGCATTGCATGAAACACCAACGGGTATACTTGCAGATATGATTGAAAAAATTGTCTTCACAGAATCGCCAATTCATATGAACGAAATTATTACACGTCTTCGTTCAGCATGGGGATTACAGCGAGCAGGGGCTCGCATTGAAAGCGTCGTCGGTCAAGCCGCTCAAATGGCCTGTAAGAAAGGCAATATTTACGAAGACAATAGCTTCTTCTTCCATTCAGGTTCAGTGATTAGGCTAAGAAACAGGCAGAATGTTTTGTCTGCGGGTTTACGTAAACCTGAACTGATCGCTCCAGGAGAAATCGCGGCTGGGGCAATAGAAATTGTCAGAACCAGTCTGGGGGCAACAGAAGATGAGATTATTTTAGCCGTATCCAGAATGCTTGGTTTCAAATCAACCAGCAGTGTTCTTAGGCGTGTTATTTCGGAAGTTATTGAGCAACAGATTAAAAATAAGCAACTCAAACAAAATGATGGTCTCATAATGGTAGAAGAATCAGAAGAAATTCAAAACGTTGTTTGA
- a CDS encoding PTS mannitol transporter subunit IICBA → MSSDFKIKVQSFGRFLSNMVMPNIGAFIAWGIITALFIPTGWLPNETLAKLVGPMITYLLPLLIGYTGGRLVGGDRGGVVGAITTMGVIVGADMPMFLGAMIAGPLGGWAIKKFDVWVDGKIKSGFEMLVNNFSAGIIGMILAILAFLGIGPAVEILSKLLAAGVNFMVAHDMLPLASIFVEPAKILFLNNAINHGIFSPLGIQQSHDIGKSIFFLIEANPGPGMGVLLAYMFFGRGSAKQSAGGAAIIHFLGGIHEIYFPYVLMNPRLILAVILGGMTGVFTLSVLGGGLVSPASPGSILAVLAMTPKGAYFANIAAICAAMAVSFVVSAILLKTSKVKEEDDIEAATRRMHDMKAESKGATPLAAGEVSNDLSHVRKIIVACDAGMGSSAMGAGVLRKKVQDAGLSNISVTNCAINSLPPDVDLVITHRDLTERAMRQVPQAQHISLTNFLDSGLYSSLTERLVAAQRHEENQVRVRDSLKDSFDANDSHLFKLGAENIFLGRTATHKEEAIRFAGEQLVKGGYVQPEYVDAMLEREKLTPTYLGEGIAVPHGTVEAKDRVLKTGVVFCQYPDGVRFGEEDDDIARLVIGIAARNNEHIQVITSLTNALDDETVIERLASTTSVEEVLALLNK, encoded by the coding sequence ATGTCATCCGATTTCAAGATCAAAGTTCAAAGCTTTGGTCGATTTCTCAGCAATATGGTGATGCCAAATATCGGCGCGTTTATCGCGTGGGGTATCATCACTGCATTGTTCATTCCGACAGGGTGGTTGCCAAACGAAACGCTGGCGAAACTGGTCGGCCCGATGATTACCTATCTGCTGCCTCTGCTCATCGGTTATACCGGTGGTCGTCTGGTGGGCGGTGACCGCGGTGGCGTGGTGGGTGCTATCACCACCATGGGAGTTATCGTCGGTGCGGATATGCCGATGTTCCTCGGTGCCATGATTGCCGGTCCTCTGGGCGGCTGGGCAATTAAGAAATTCGACGTCTGGGTTGATGGCAAGATCAAATCCGGCTTCGAAATGCTGGTGAACAACTTCTCTGCGGGCATCATCGGGATGATCCTCGCGATTCTGGCGTTCCTCGGCATTGGTCCTGCCGTTGAGATACTGTCCAAACTGCTGGCAGCCGGCGTTAACTTTATGGTTGCGCACGACATGCTGCCGCTGGCGTCTATCTTTGTTGAACCGGCTAAAATCCTGTTCCTCAACAACGCCATTAACCACGGTATTTTCTCACCGCTGGGTATTCAGCAGTCTCATGATATCGGCAAGTCTATCTTCTTCCTGATTGAAGCCAACCCGGGTCCGGGTATGGGCGTGCTGCTGGCATACATGTTCTTTGGTCGCGGCAGCGCGAAGCAGTCTGCTGGCGGCGCGGCTATTATCCACTTCCTCGGTGGTATTCACGAAATTTACTTCCCGTACGTGCTGATGAACCCACGTCTGATCCTGGCCGTTATCCTCGGCGGTATGACTGGCGTATTCACCCTGAGCGTGCTGGGCGGCGGCCTGGTTTCTCCTGCATCTCCGGGCTCTATCCTGGCGGTGCTGGCAATGACCCCGAAAGGCGCTTACTTCGCTAACATTGCAGCTATCTGTGCGGCAATGGCGGTCTCCTTCGTGGTATCGGCCATTCTGCTGAAAACCAGCAAAGTGAAAGAAGAAGATGATATCGAAGCGGCAACTCGTCGTATGCACGATATGAAAGCGGAATCCAAAGGCGCTACGCCGCTGGCCGCTGGCGAGGTTTCAAACGACCTGAGCCATGTGCGGAAAATCATCGTTGCCTGTGACGCCGGTATGGGTTCCAGCGCAATGGGTGCGGGCGTGCTGCGTAAGAAAGTGCAGGATGCGGGCCTGAGCAACATCTCTGTGACCAACTGCGCGATCAACAGCCTGCCACCGGATGTTGACCTGGTTATCACCCACCGCGATCTGACCGAGCGCGCCATGCGCCAGGTACCGCAGGCGCAGCATATTTCGCTGACTAACTTCCTCGACAGCGGTTTGTACTCCAGCCTGACCGAGCGTCTGGTTGCAGCACAACGCCACGAAGAGAACCAGGTCAGAGTCCGCGACAGCCTGAAAGACAGCTTCGATGCGAATGACAGCCACCTGTTTAAACTGGGCGCGGAGAACATCTTCCTCGGCCGTACTGCGACTCATAAAGAAGAAGCGATTCGCTTTGCCGGTGAACAACTGGTGAAAGGCGGTTACGTTCAGCCTGAATATGTAGATGCGATGCTGGAACGTGAAAAACTGACCCCGACCTATCTGGGTGAAGGCATCGCGGTTCCTCACGGTACGGTTGAGGCAAAAGACCGGGTGCTGAAAACCGGCGTTGTGTTCTGTCAGTACCCTGATGGCGTGCGCTTCGGTGAAGAAGATGATGACATTGCCCGTCTGGTGATTGGTATCGCCGCGCGTAACAATGAGCACATCCAGGTCATTACCAGCCTGACCAACGCCCTGGACGATGAAACGGTCATTGAGCGTCTGGCCAGCACCACCAGCGTGGAAGAAGTTCTGGCGCTGCTGAACAAGTAA
- the mtlD gene encoding mannitol-1-phosphate 5-dehydrogenase produces the protein MKVNSMKALHFGAGNIGRGFIGKLLADAGITLTFADVNQVVLDALNARHSYQVHVVGENEQVDTVSGVNAVSSISDEVIDLITNVDLITTAVGPVVLERIAPALAKGLAKRKAQGNDTPLNIIACENMVRGTTQLKGHVLAAVADEDKAWVEAHVGFVDSAVDRIVPPSESSTHDPLEVTVETFSEWIVDKTQFKGDLPAITGMELTDNLMAFVERKLFTLNTGHAITAYLGKLASHQTIRDAILDEKIRAVVKGAMEESGAVLVKRYGFDAEKHAAYIHKILGRFENPYLKDDVERVGRQPLRKLSAGDRLIKPLLGTLEYGLPHANLVKGIAAAMHYRSEQDPQALELAQLIDDQGPQAALAQISGLDANSSVVVEAVTAYHATK, from the coding sequence ATTAAGGTTAACTCTATGAAAGCATTACATTTTGGCGCAGGTAACATTGGTCGTGGCTTTATCGGCAAACTGCTGGCTGACGCGGGCATTACGCTGACATTCGCCGATGTGAATCAGGTGGTCCTGGATGCCCTGAATGCCCGTCATAGCTACCAGGTGCATGTGGTGGGAGAAAACGAGCAGGTCGACACCGTATCAGGCGTTAACGCAGTGAGTAGCATTAGCGACGAGGTTATTGACCTCATCACTAACGTAGACCTTATCACCACGGCCGTTGGTCCAGTGGTACTTGAACGCATCGCCCCTGCGCTGGCAAAAGGGCTGGCAAAACGTAAGGCACAAGGGAACGACACGCCGCTGAACATTATCGCCTGTGAAAACATGGTGCGCGGTACGACGCAGTTGAAAGGCCACGTGCTGGCGGCCGTCGCCGATGAAGATAAAGCCTGGGTGGAAGCACATGTCGGCTTTGTTGATTCCGCCGTCGACCGTATCGTTCCTCCGTCAGAATCCTCCACCCATGACCCGCTGGAAGTGACTGTGGAAACGTTCAGCGAGTGGATCGTGGACAAAACCCAATTTAAAGGCGACCTGCCGGCCATCACGGGTATGGAGTTAACGGATAACCTGATGGCATTTGTCGAACGTAAACTCTTCACGCTGAACACGGGTCATGCTATAACCGCGTACCTCGGAAAATTGGCCAGTCATCAGACCATTCGTGACGCTATTCTCGATGAGAAGATCCGCGCGGTGGTAAAAGGGGCCATGGAAGAGAGCGGCGCGGTGCTTGTCAAACGCTACGGTTTTGATGCAGAAAAACATGCGGCGTACATCCACAAAATCCTCGGTCGTTTTGAAAACCCGTATCTGAAAGATGATGTTGAGCGCGTGGGTCGTCAGCCGCTGCGTAAGCTAAGCGCAGGCGATCGCCTGATTAAGCCGCTGCTGGGTACGCTGGAATACGGCCTGCCGCACGCTAACCTGGTAAAAGGAATTGCCGCCGCGATGCACTACCGCAGCGAGCAAGATCCGCAAGCGCTGGAACTGGCTCAGTTGATTGACGATCAAGGCCCGCAGGCCGCACTGGCGCAGATTTCCGGTCTGGATGCCAACAGTAGCGTGGTTGTGGAGGCGGTAACTGCTTATCACGCAACCAAATGA
- the mtlR gene encoding mannitol operon repressor MtlR: MMQNAAQVILRPDNRLSDMQAIMEQTQAFENRVLERLNAGKTVRSFLIAAVELLTEAVNILVLQVFRKDDYAVKYAVEPLLDGDGPLGDLSVRLKLIYGLGVLNRSEYEDAELLMALREELNHDGNEYSFTDDEILGPFGELHCVSALPPAPRFDSSDPELYAMQKQRYQQVVRSTMVLSLTELISRISLKKAFQK; encoded by the coding sequence ATGATGCAGAATGCGGCGCAGGTTATCCTGCGCCCAGATAACAGATTGTCAGATATGCAGGCAATAATGGAACAAACCCAGGCCTTTGAAAATCGTGTGCTTGAGCGTCTGAATGCTGGCAAAACCGTACGAAGCTTCCTGATTGCTGCCGTCGAACTATTAACCGAGGCAGTGAATATTCTGGTGCTTCAGGTGTTTCGCAAAGACGACTATGCGGTAAAATATGCTGTAGAACCGTTACTGGACGGAGACGGACCGCTGGGCGATTTATCAGTACGTCTGAAGCTGATTTATGGTCTCGGCGTACTAAACAGGTCAGAGTACGAAGACGCTGAACTGTTGATGGCGCTACGCGAGGAGCTCAATCATGACGGTAATGAGTATTCCTTTACCGACGATGAAATTTTAGGTCCCTTCGGTGAGTTGCATTGCGTTAGCGCACTGCCTCCTGCTCCCCGTTTTGATAGCAGCGACCCAGAGCTTTACGCCATGCAAAAGCAGCGCTATCAACAGGTTGTCCGTTCGACAATGGTTCTTTCCCTGACTGAGCTGATTTCCCGAATCAGCTTAAAAAAAGCGTTTCAGAAGTAA